One Silene latifolia isolate original U9 population chromosome 4, ASM4854445v1, whole genome shotgun sequence DNA segment encodes these proteins:
- the LOC141651643 gene encoding uncharacterized protein LOC141651643: MEADCRKNDQKKGQKAQLVWRPVVKKATVPPPTNPPGSMQGPIQSTEARNVTPIKRLVQLQRQDYSGGGYSSDSFGAHSYKEVVSSPPRRSGGANETKIKSRVLKKVINNFNNWCISTNNGHHNGGRIWILWQHQAVKVSGPWAITSDFNCVLSAGERVGGNTPSGEMEPFRHCVADCGVIDIDSTGSLFTWNNKQKPEERIYSRIDRFLRKRCFKYFNMWGEAKEFLHTVRNNWKKGLMGTSMFRLVKNLKHLKPSLKSLNKEGYNDIEHSTSRLQKQVHDLQEQLGRNPTDTQLLIAEFEASQELKKLSSARDSFLAQKAKQFWMKEGGTNSAYFHGILKKRRNGNRATTKIHRKIIDQGQRCRDEHRPILLRPVTGEEIRAAVFSIPDNKSPGPDGYTSKFFKDAWNEIGGEVITAVQDFFRTRQLLKQVNATNVTLIPKCDRPQTVYQFRPIACCNVVYKVISKLLCARLAEVLPLIIDPNQGAFIQNRNIQENILICQDLIRCYEKPNASPRCLFKIDLQKAYDTVEWSFVEKLLKELRFPVEFQEMLMQCITTASFSLSLNGEMFGYFHGGERSQGGDPLSPLIFTLCMEYLTRTIKYAAAKFEFKYHPMCKQVQLANLMFADDRVHDQLKLDILSVSGFVEGKLPFKYLGMPIQTTRLQKQDCECLVEKICSRIHGYGAKKFSYAWRLVLVKAVLTTLHSYWASLFVLPKGILAKVEAACRNLL; the protein is encoded by the exons atgGAGGCAGATTGCAGGAAGAATGATCAAAAGAAGGGGCAGAAAGCTCAACTGGTTTGGAGACCTGTGGTGAAGAAAGCTACTGTACCTCCTCCTACTAATCCTCCTGGGAGTATGCAAGGCCCAATTCAGAGCACAGAAGCTAGGAATGTTACTCCAATTAAAAGGCTAGTTCAGTTGCAGAGACAGGATTATAGTGGAGGTGGATACAGCTCTGACTCATTTGGAGCACATTCATACAAAGAGGTGGTCTCATCTCCTCCTAGAAGAAGTGGTGGTGCAAATG aaacaaaaataaagagtagGGTTCTGAAGAAAGTTATAAATAATTTCAATAACTGGTGCATATCAACTAATAATGGACATCACAATGGTGGGAGGATTTGGATTTTGTGGCAACATCAAGCTGTGAAG GTCAGTGGTCCTTGGGCTATTACTAGTGACTTTAATTGTGTATTATCTGCTGGTGAGAGGGTTGGTGGCAACACACCTTCAGGTGAGATGGAGCCTTTCAGGCATTGTGTGGCAGATTGTGGAGTCATTGACATTGATTCTACAGGGTCTCTTTTTACTTGGAATAACAAACAAAAACCTGAGGAGAGGATATATAGTAGGATTGATAGGTTCCTG AGAAAACGCTGCTTTAAGTATTTCAACATGTGGGGAGAGGCAAAGGAGTTCCTGCATACTGTTAGAAATAATTGGAAAAAGGGTCTGATGGGTACTAGCATGTTCAGGCTAGTTAAAAATCTGAAACACCTGAAACCATCTTTGAAAAGTTTGAATAAAGAGGGGTATAATGATATTGAGCATTCAACAAGCAGACTTCAGAAACAGGTTCATGATTTGCAGGAACAACTTGGAAGGAACCCCACTGATACTCAGTTGCTTATTGCAGAATTTGAGGCTTCTCAGGAATTAAAAAAATTAAGTAGTGCCAGGGATAGCTTCTTAGCACAAAAGGCAAAGCAGTTCTGGATGAAAGAGGGGGGCACAAATAGTGCCTATTTCCATGGCATTCTCAAAAAAAGAAGGAATGGGAATAGG GCTACTACTAAAATACACAGGAAGATCATTGACCAAGGACAAAGATGCAGGGATGAACACAGGCCTATTTTACTGAGACCTGTTACTGGGGAGGAAATTAGAGCTGCTGTATTCAGTATTCCTGATAACAAATCACCAGGACCTGATGGATACACAAGCAAGTTCTTTAAGGATGCTTGGAATGAGATAGGAGGGGAGGTGATTACTGCTGTACAAGATTTTTTCAGAACCAGACAGTTGCTGAAGCAAGTGAATGCAACAAATGTGACTCTGATCCCTAAGTGTGACAGGCCCCAAACTGTGTATCAATTTCGACCTATAGCCTGCTGCAATGTAGTATATAAGGTAATTTCCAAGCTCCTATGTGCAAGATTAGCTGAAGTGTTGCCTCTTATCATTGATCCTAATCAGGGAGCATTTATACAAAATAGGAACATTCAGGAGAATATCCTTATATGCCAAGATCTAATTAGATGCTATGAAAAGCCTAATGCATCTCCTAGATGCCTATTTAAAATAgatctccaaaaggcatatgatacTGTGGAGTGGTCTTTTGTTGAAAAACTCCTTAAAGAGCTAAGATTCCCTGTGGAGTTTCAGGAAATGTTGATGCAATGCATAACAACAGCATCCTTTTCCTTATCCCTCAATGGGGAAATGTTTGGATATTTCCATGGCGGGGAGAGGTCTCAGGGCGGAGACCCACTCTCCCCTCTTATTTTCACATTATGCATGGAATACCTGACAAGAACTATTAAGTATGCTGCTGctaaatttgagttcaagtatcaTCCTATGTGCAAGCAAGTGCAACTGGCCAacttgatgtttgcagatgat AGGGTGCACGATCAACTCAAACTTGATATTCTGAGTGTTTCTGGTTTTGTAGAGGGTAAGTTACCATTTAAATATCTTGGCATGCCTATTCAAACTACTAGATTGCAAAAACAAGATTGTGAATGTTTAGTTGAGAAGATCTGTAGTAGAATTCATGGTTATGGAGCAAAAAAATTTTCATATGCTTGGAGACTTGTCTTGGTGAAAGCAGTGCTGACTACCTTACACTCTTATTGGGCTTCCTTGTTTGTTCTACCAAAGGGAATCCTTGCAAAAGTGGAGGCTGCTTGCAGAAACTTGCTATAG